A stretch of DNA from Peromyscus maniculatus bairdii isolate BWxNUB_F1_BW_parent chromosome 7, HU_Pman_BW_mat_3.1, whole genome shotgun sequence:
TTCAGTCTTCATTTTCCCTTTCAATAATGTATTCTGTGATGATAAAAATCTTCTTTTTAAGTAGGAAAATTTATGTTAAGAATAGTCCAGGGGAGCCgggaggtggcacacgcctttaatcccagcacctgggaggcagaggcaggcggatctctgtgagtttgaggccagcctgggctgcagagtgagttccaggacaggcgcaaagctacacagagaaaccctgtctcgaaaaaaccaaaaaaaaaaaaaaaaaaaagaaagaaagaaaaagaaaagaatagatagtccaggggctggagagatggctcagaggttgagagcacttgctgaactcactctgtagaccaagctggccttgaactcacagagatccgcctgcctctgcctcctgagtgctgggattaaaggcgtgcgccaccaccgcccggccacttgcTGCTTTTAAAGTcccaagcacccacatagtggcgcACAACTATTCATAGCTTGAGTTCCAAGgtatctgatgacctcttctggcctccactgacaccagacacacacagtggacagacatatatgtaagcaaaacacatatacacataaaatgaaactttaaagatttttttaaagatttatatatttattatatacagtgttctgcctgcacatatccctgcatgcctgaagagggcaccagatcccattacagatggttgtgagccaccatgtggttgctgggaaccaagctcaggacctctggaagagcagccagtgttcccaacctctgggccatctctccagccccctaaagatctttttttttttttctttcttttttttttttaaaggaattaaagAAGACCATAGTCCATTCTTTGCAGTTCTTTTTTACTTCAGTAAGGatgtttgggggctggggagagagcgaGGCCATGAGTTTGACCACAAGAACCTGTATGAAAAACAGATAGTCATAGTGACAAGCTGGTCATCTCAacactggggagggggaggcaagaGCATCCCAGGTACTTGGTGGCCAGTCAGTGTAGTCTAATTGGGGGTCTTTAGGAAGGGATGGCACTCGAGATTGTGTGCATACCCACACCCGAACACAGCTTgggtctttcatttctttagtcCTGAAACTTCCTTTTTccgtttattttgtgtttttactaTCTCACCTTTGAAACTTCTagttattatcattatttcattttttaaagacagggtcacTCTATAGAGCCCTGGCTTTCTTGAAAtgcactgtgtagaccaggctggactctaattcacagagattcccctgcctctgcctcctgagtgctgggattaaaggtgtgcaccaccatgctcttcaAACCTTCTAGTATTTGATGAATGTGGCCCTATTCCTAGCAGGGCTTATGGGATTTTCCCTGCTGTTtagcaatttttatttcttcttagttctcctctctctctcttctctctctctctctctctctctctctctctctctctctctctctctctctctctctctcacagggtttcatgtagtacaggctggccttgaacctgctatgtagctgaggctggtcttgaactcctgatcctcctctctcatcctcacaagtgctggaaaTACAGTTGGGAGCCACTACTCCAGGCTCAGGATTTTGCTTCCGTCTACACTGGCTGTTCTCTGTCATTCTGTGCtgtttttctaattgttttctgtagttttggtgctttgGTTCCTCTGCCTTCCCTCGTATTTGCTTAGGTTTTGGCTCGCCTTTTCTAACTGGCTTCCTTCCACTTGTCTGAAAGCTGTTTGTTCTGCTTTCACAGTTGTGGTTTCAATGCTgggtattttctgttttcttaaatatCTTTATTGGGATATAATTCACATATCACACAACTCACTCATTTCAAGTGTGCATTCCAATGGCTTTTGTATGTTCCCAGAGTTGAGCAACTATCACCACAGCACATTTTAGAACAGTTTCAGCACCCAAGAGAGAAACTCTGGGACCGTTAGTAATCACTCCCCGCTTCTCActgtccccacccacccacccacctttcCTGTCACTACCCTGACAGTCACTGTCTAtttaagtctctctgtgtttgtctagttcgggatttctttctttcttcatcctcTTAACTCCCATAATGTGCATAATCCACCCGGTTGTTTGGGacagttcagtgtgtgtgtccatgcacatgaCCTCCAGAAGCTGGAGGTCGACCTTGGTGCCATTCATCAGGGGCTATCCACTCAGTTTGTTGAGATAGGATCCcttattggcctggaactcaccatttaGAGTCattggccagtgagtcccagggatctgtctgtctccccagtgctgggaatacaatGTGTGCTgtcatgttcattttcttttgagatgggttCTGTTGATGGAACTCTGGCTTTTCAAGCACTTTACTAACgaagccatttcctcagcccctcccatctctttttcttgagataggtcttactgtctagcccaggctggcctggcactcattactgtagcccaggctggccgtcTTCCTCCGGCttccccctgagtgctgggattgcaggtatgtgcaCCATACCAAGACTCCCTCTGGATGATGTCGCAGGACCTTTCTTCACATTCAgaaattctttcttctgcttgacCCTATCTATGGCTGAGATTCttggatctctctgtgtgtctgtggttaTTTAATTCACTGAAATCTTCAGTTTCAGTATTTTTCCTTGGTTCATTTTCATGATATCTATCTCTTAACTCACTCTGATAAAATAAATTGTTCTCCTGATTACATTGAGTTATCTGCTTTCATTTTCTACACTTTGCTGAATTTCTTgaagataattattttaaattccctttgagGTAATTCATAAATTTCCTTTTTGCTGGGGTTAGTTATTGGGGACTTTGGTGGTCCTTTGGTGACATGCTGACTTGACGTCTCATTCTGTGTCTCTGCACTGATATTGTGTGTTTAGTGGAGCAACTGGCTCTTCTGATTTCTTTATCAACTTTCGTAAGGAAACCTTTCGCCTGCGGATGGATCCTGGGATACCATCCTCCTGGCGGCATGCATTAGCTTTGAGCGGTGCGTAGGTGCGTAGCTCTGCTCTCTTCCGCTGTAAGCCACATCAGCAATGCCCAAAGGTGCCACAGTTTAGACTGTAGGAGTGTGTGATGGTGGTAGTACAGCCTTCAGAGGAGAGAGACGCAGGGCTTCTTCACATGTTCAGCGGGTGCATGGTGGGTCCACCAGGGACACAGACCCACTGTGTTTCATTGGGAATAGGAGACCCCATGGGCTCACGTGCCAGGGTGATTCCCCTGGGCCTACGCTCTGAGTATCCAGGGTCAGGACACTGTAACTTACATGAGTGTGGTGCAGTGATGGGAACATCTCACAGACAGAGAAATGTGGTGTGAGTGGATTGTGGAGTAGAATGCTCTCTACAGTGACTCTGATGTCAAGATGACATTCTGCTAGCCATGATGGTCtcgtctttaataccagcatttgggaggcagaggcaggcagatctctatgagttcgaggccagcctggtctacagagtgagttccaggacagccaaggttacatagagagaccctgcctcaaaaagcaagcaaacaaacaaacaaacaaacaaaaacaacaacaaaccaaacaacaacttaaaaaaaaagagggtaatggagggaagaaagacaaatgaccatgttttctcttttaggTCGAATCTTGATTTAAACAGATTTATACAGAGGACACGAAAACAAAAGAGTGGCTGTTGGATGAGGGGTTGGAAGGAGATCAGCAAGAAGGtgggtggagggatggaggagggcagCGTGGTAATAAGAGAAAGCACAATGCTACACATGCGTGAAAACATCAGAGTAAATGAAATCAATTCTCCTCTATGCTAacgaaaacatttttaaaagaaataaaatacttttctttttgttattatttcttttgttttcgggacaggtctcactgtgtatctctggctgtcctggaactcaatatgtagaccaggctggccttgaactcacagagatcctcctgcctctgcctcccgcgtgctgggattaaaggtgtgtgccactgtgcttgAGATATAGTTCTTTACTCATTGTTTTGGttcctctttgttttgtttttgtacgTGTGTGATGAACACTAGGCACCTCCAGTCAGTtagctcttccctccctccctccctccctccctcccgcacCGCCCCCCCCATGGTGCCAGGGAGGCCAGTGCTTCACCTCTGAACTGCACTCCTAGTGTTGAGTACGCCTTTTCTGTAGTGGAAAGCATTGAGAAGATCAAGTGAGACTGTGGTTGCCATGGTTACTCTCCTAAGTACAGGTTTCAAAttcttctaattttattattattattattattattattattattattattattattatattggtGGGTGAAGCGCTttgaggtttgtgtgtgtgtgtctgcttcctTTTCAGTGACTGGCTTTCTCTTTGTGCCTGTGCCTCTGAGGGATTGTTTCTTTACAACCATTTTTGTAAGCCTCTCTGCCAGCAGCAGATTGCTATTACTGTTCCTGGACACTtgctagggtgtgtgtgtgtgtgtgtgtgtgtgtgcttctaagAGCCACCCCCTTTAAGCAGGGACATGTTTGGGACAGATCAGGATGGGGTCTCCTCCTAGCATAGGTTGTCTTGTGTTAGATACGGTTATCAACTACCATATCCGTTGACCCATGTCCCCAGAGTCAGTTTTTGACCCTCCTTCCTCTTAGCACACAGCTGTCTTCggggcagggcaggagaaaggtGGCAGAAGGCTCAgacagatttcattcctctgctcAGTGTTTGGCTTCTGCTCGCCTCCCCTAAACCACATTGTAAGCAaggctttctttgggcttttGCCTGCCTCTAATCTTTCTCATAAACACTTGATGGCAATTTATGAAGAAAGGCCTAGGAAAAGGTGCAGATTTACTTTGGATCTGCAGCTCCTAGAAGTTCTGAAGTCTTGCAGTAGGTCACCCTCTGTCTTTTATATATCAAGACAATGCACTGGGCCAGAGATACAGggtatatatagagagagctcagcagaggAGGGCACTGGCCCAGCACACATGAGGCATTAGGTTCAAACCTcagtatgtacacatacatgtacgtgcgtgcgtgcgtgcgtgcgtgcgtgcatgtgtgcgtgtgtgtggacAGGAGTATGTGTGGAATTCATAGGAAAGCTCTTTGGAGtgtgtgccttcttctggtgtgggttctgggattacaggtgataGGATTTGCACATCAAGTACCTCCACCCTCTAAGCTATTTGACTGACCGGGAATCTCTGATCTTAACCTCTTGGATTAAAAGGTTCTGTGATTTTTAACCTTATGATTAAAAGGTTCTGAGATATTTTcacgtttcttttcttttcttttcttgttttttttttttttttttttttttttttttttttttttttttggtttttcgagacagggtttctctgtgtagctttgcgcctttcctggagctcacttggtagcccaggctggcctcgaactcacagagatccgcctggctctgcttcccgagtgctgggattaaaggcgtgcgccaccaacgcccggccatatTTTCACGTTTCTTACAACTGTGCCATGGATGTACCTGAAATAAGATACAGTATTTAATCTTGGCTGCTTCAGTTTCAACACAGATTAACAGCTTTAGGAGAATTCTTACAAGAAAGTCAAGGCCTTGGTGGGGGAAAAGTGAGGACAATTTAAATGGGGCACACCTGGCCACTTAGCCACactgaacaccccccccccccccccccgtgctgacggaagcagtcagcctcactgACTTCTTTACTTGAAGAAGGTGTGTTATGAAGATCGACAGTTCTGTACCTGTATCACTTCAGTCCTCACTGTCGCTGGACCCAGTGACTACGTCAGCTCCCAGCATGCTGCAGGACAGGAGCAGAGTATAAGGCAGGAGGGAAAAGCTTCCTTACAAAGAGAGTTTACATGGGTTTTAAGCACTATTGGTTAGCTATGCTTGAGCCCAAATTAGGAGTATGCCTACCAGAAACTCGGTTTGTAGGTTCACACTCTCCTTGTTGTTTTAAACCTAAGCTGAACAGTAGCCCACACTTGGGCACCAAACACAAAATGTCAGAAGTTCCTTACTGGGCTGGCGTTGTAGATCAGTTGGTAAGAGTGCTTGTCTCACATGTATGAAgccctgtgtttgtttttgtctcccTGCATAAacttggtgtggtggtacatgcctgtagtctctgtacttgggaggtggaggcaggaggatgtgaaGGTCTAGGTCATTTTTGGTAATATAGAAAGTCAAGAGATGTAGACAGAGTTTTCTGTCTAGACTGCTGctcagctctgtcctgccagctgctccccaaataaccacacagagacttaatattaatacAAATGATTGGCagttagcttaggcttgtttttagctagctcttatagcttaagtcaatccatttctattaatctatgtgctgcccctatgctgtgggatgtctttctgtatgctgtgaatatgtgtggctcccactggataataaagctgttttggcctatgtcAAGAAAGCTTACATccagacaggaaatccaagcagagatacagagagaagggccGAGTCAAGAGAGACTCAAGCCCACTGCTGAAGGATCAACAAGAtttcagcagactggtaatgccatgccATGTAacaacatatagatttatagaaatgggttaatttaagatgaaagagctagctagcaagaagctgaagctatatgccatacagtttataatgaatattaagcctctgtgtgattattttataagcagctgtaggACCAAGGTGGGAGAGATCTGTCTGGACTGTGGGgccaggcgggactggagaaacatCTGCCTACACCCTAAGGCTCATTTACCTCTTGTATGTACTTCctatcctgcttgctctgtgtctcatGGCATCCCCTCCGACTACACCctccttcccagtgttctctctgcccccaaaatcctgcctagctatcagccaatcagctttttatcaacaatgagaacaacacatcttcacagtgtagagaaggattattccacagcaaagagGCTTCTCTgcatacataagaccctgtctcaaagaggaaaaaattgAATGCAGAGGTTTTTTTGGTGGGTGGGGGTGCAATTATTGACATATATTCATGATGTATGACCTGCTTGCCCACTCCTCCTATGACCAAAAGAATATCTTAAGAATGTGCCCCTTTCCCAAGACATTGAAAAATAACTTGATGAGGGAAGTTGAGTACCAGCAGCCTTGAAAAATCCAATGGCTCTCCTCCTTCCATTGGAGAAACGTGAGAAGCACAGATAGTCCCTCcattccccctcttctgcaggggtAATGATGCTCACAGAAGGAGAGACCTAGTGAACATCTGggcaacaaagagaaaaacatgagTTACCACAGAAGACATCAGGGACATGGAGTAGTAAGAAAGGAGATTGACTGGCTGGTATCTTTGGTGGTggctaatttaaaaatttttattttattttattttattattttatgtgtctgagtgttttgcctgtatgtatgtgcgtgcatgcctggagcccacagaggccagaagagggcgctggatcctctggaacaggagttaggaATGGTGTGAGTCGTCacgtgggtgctggtaattgaattCCGGTCCCCAGCAAGAGCATCGAGTGCTCTtaagcattgagccatctctccagacctggaCATTGCTAATTTTGTTTCATCTTGTCCTATGACTGAGAATAGCCTACACGTCTAGGTATAGTGAATGAATCTCGGTTTGAGGTGTCTTTTTGGAGACGGAGGGCTCCCCCTCTTATTCCCAGAGTCCGGTCCTTACCAGTTCCACACCAGACTCTGCAGGAAGTGCGGGTCCTGAAgtgggaggtctccatcaaagaCATCTGTCCCCTCTGTCCCAGGCAGGACTCTGGGTGTGCACAGCGTGGCGTGAAGATCTGAGTGTAGGACACATTTCCCACCCGGGAAGCCGTGACCCTCCCTGGACGCCCCTGACGCGCTGGCACCTCCCTTCGAGGAGCCCGTTTCTCCGACAGAACCCAGGGCGGCCACGCGAGCCTGGGGAGCGGGTGCCACTTCGGGAGAGGGGCGGTGGCCTCCGTGGTGGCATGGCGTCCGGAGGGGGCTCCCTGGGCCTCATAACCTGCCTCTTGCTGCTTCAGTCGGAGCTCTGCGAGGCTTGGGAGGCTGCCACTGTGTCCTCTACTTCCGATTTCTCCGCAGGGCACAGTGAGACCCCAAGGGTGAACCCACTGCCACCCACGCAGGTGCTGGTGACCAAGGCGGCCCGTCAGGGCCAAACCTCTGCTTTCAAGCCGTTTGCCTTAGGTAACTTGTGAAGGggtgtctgtgaggaggtggggGACTGTGTCAAGGCTCAGAGTGGGAGCTAGTGACAGGCTGAATCCGAGGGACACGGGCCAGGCCACTGTTGAGTAGGAGTCTGGTTGCCTTGCCTGTGGCTCCTGAGGAGAATGTGACtgccgtgggggtgggggtggggggacaccgGAGCACTGAGGGTATGAAGTGCCCCTGATGTTCATCAGGACATGCATAGCCTCCTTCTTGGCTGTCATTGGGTCCTGTTGGTGCTTTCTGAGGACGCGCTGACATGAAcacttaattctttttatttttttctcccaaagatttatttatttatcatgtatacagtgttctgcctgcagcccaaaagagggcaccagatctcactgtagatggtcgtgagccaccatgtggttgctgggaattgaactcaggacctctggaagagcagccagtgctcttaacctctgagccatctctgcagcccctgaaCACTTAATTCTTCCGAGTTCTTCCCAAATTGTCCTCATTCAGGGTGCGGCCAACGCCTGACGAAGATCATGGGAGGAATGGACGCAGAAGAGGGAAAGTGGCCCTGGCAGGTGAGCCTCAGGGTCCGACACATGCACATCTGCGGAGCTTCCCTCATCAGCGCCGAGTGGGTGCTCACCGCTGCCCACTGTATTTTCAGGTGAGGAGCGAGGAGCGGAGAGGTGAGTGTTCTGGAGGGGACCCTGCTGTCCAATCTACCTCTCTGACAAACCGTCAACATCCCCAAACCAAGACACACAAAAAGGGTGTCATGCTACGATCATCTTGTTACTAGAAAGACTTAGGGCAGGGCACAGCTGAAACAACTGTGGGACCAATGAGGCGTTTTGGTGGTAGAGACAGAACTTTTGAGAGTGGCAAAGAGGCTGGGGCCAGGTTGAGAAACAGAAAACGAGTGGAAAGGGTACAAGGGAGCTTTGTAGGGTCATGGCTACTGAGGCGGCATGTCTTCTTTCCCACAGCCGAAGCCAGTACAGTGTCAAGATGGGCGATCTGAGTGTCCACCGCCAAAACACAAGTCTGGTGATTCCCATCCAGCGCATCATTGTCCACCCCCAGTTCTCATCAGCTATTGTTGTTAAAAATGATATCGCTCTTCTCAAGCTCCAACACCCCGTGAATTTCACCTCTAATATTTACCCCGTCTGCATCCCTTCAGAGACTTTTTTTGTGAATGCTGGGACCAAGTGCTGGGTGACAGGATGGGGTAAACCAGCCCCAGGTGGTAAGATCCGGTGCTCAGGAGGAAGCAAGGCCTTCTTCCTGAAGGACACAAAGGATAATGGGCGGGACCAAAAAGGAAGGCAGACTACTTGGCATAGGCTGGTGGGCAGTTTGGTGAGCTTCGGTGATCCCAGTCTTGTGTTGAGGTCCTTCTCGGCAATCAGCACAAATATCTGAGGACAGCCAAAGAAATGGGAACCAGAATGATGTCAAATCTGCTTTTGCAGCTTTGTGGGGACATGTGCTGAGTGATTGTGGGTATTGCACTCCCTGTGGACAAAGGCTAGATGCAATGCAGTTCTCCTGGGTggattttcagatttattttaagtgcatgaatgtgttttgcctgtatgtatgtctgtgcaacaaacgcctgcctggtgcccacagaggtcaaaagagggtgtcagatcctctggaactgcagttataggtgttgtgagcctccatgtgggtgctgagggaactgaaccctggtcctctacaagaacaagtgctcttagccaggtagtggtggcacacgcctttaatcccagcatttgggaggcagaggcaagcagatctctgtgaattggaggccagtttggtctacagagtgagttccaggacagccagggctattacagagaaactctgtctcaaaacaaaacaaaacaaacaacaacaaaacaaaacaaaaagaactcttaattgctgagctatctgtCACTCTCCAGCACCTTGGGTGAATTTTTGCTCATGAGATAACGAGTCACTTGCTAGTTTCTCAACAGAGATGCCTATCTAGGTAGTTAGAGAGTTCCTTCTGCCTAGAGGAATTAGGAGAGCCAGAAGGCCTCTGTTGGTATGGTTCTTATACATGAGAAGAAGTCACATGTGACCTTTAGGGTTCTCTCTCTGAGAGCCTGTGGTTATGTTCTAGAGAGTGAAGAAAGTTGGTTGGGTATGGTGTAACATGCAGAAGTATGGACAGTTTGAGACTAGTCTGATTTACATAAAGACGCCAGTTttatcaacaaacaaaaaataacagagaaagatGTGCAGGATGTCTTGTCACTATTACCACTGACATTCAGTGGTAATGGGTTCTCGTTTCTTAGGCTTTGCCTCCCTTTCAGAAACATCATCCCTCTCCTGGCttagttttgccttttttttttttttttttgagacagggtttctctgtgtagctttgcgcctttcctggaactcacttggtagtccaggctggcctcgaacttacagagatccgcctgcctctgcctcccgagtgctgggattaaaggcgtgcgccaccaccgcccggccagttttgCCTTTTTTAAgagctgggaattggacccaggcCTTTAAATGTGCCAGGGAGGGCTCTGGTACTGTCTGTCTTCACGGccctttctgctttttgttttgagacagagtttagcTAAGTtgcccaaggtggccttgaactcactctgtagctcaggcaggccttacACTTGAGAGTCTTCTGCCTTGACCTCCCATGGACTTATTGACCTGTGCTGTTAGGCTCTGCTCAGTTTTGCCTCTTACTCAGTCCTCTCCCTGTGACAGTTTTGcgtctcagtttccccagtgtCAAATAGGGACACTCTTCATTTCCCCGCCTTTGTCCAAGGGCATTCCTGGGTGCCGGAGTGCTTGCTCTCCATTGTGAAGACTAATACACTGCTGATCTTCTTCATTAGCACCAAACATTCCAACAGAAGTTCTCCAGGAGGTGGACCAGAATATCATCCATTATTCGGAATGTAATAAGATGCTGATGAAGGTTACATCAACTTCTCTTGATCTAGTCAAGAGTGGGATGATCTGCGgctataaagaaaaaggaagggatgCTTGCCAGGTGAGTTCATGAGCCCTTTCCTCAGTCTCAGATGGCAAGGCTGGAGTTATTTGCTACCTCTGACTCAAAAAAATTCATGGGGAAAGCCACGCTCCCCACAGCTCCTGAAGCAAACCTTGCCCGATCTTTCTATGTAGCCGAGAATGGCCTTAAACTTGAGATCTACTTGCAtcaacctcccaagcactgagattacagggagACACCACCTTGTCCAGCTGGtatgagccttttttttttttttttttttttttttttggtttttcgagacagggtttttctgtgtagctttgcgcctttcctggaactcacttggtagcccaggctggccttg
This window harbors:
- the LOC102906689 gene encoding serine protease 42 translates to MASGGGSLGLITCLLLLQSELCEAWEAATVSSTSDFSAGHSETPRVNPLPPTQVLVTKAARQGQTSAFKPFALGCGQRLTKIMGGMDAEEGKWPWQVSLRVRHMHICGASLISAEWVLTAAHCIFSRSQYSVKMGDLSVHRQNTSLVIPIQRIIVHPQFSSAIVVKNDIALLKLQHPVNFTSNIYPVCIPSETFFVNAGTKCWVTGWGKPAPGAPNIPTEVLQEVDQNIIHYSECNKMLMKVTSTSLDLVKSGMICGYKEKGRDACQGDSGGPLSCELDDKWVQVGVVSWGIGCGRQGHPGVYTDTAYYSKWLTAVVNQAACFCPLVFLVSLLCLLAS